The following nucleotide sequence is from Nitrosopumilus adriaticus.
ATCAACATCATCAGAATTTGGATCGTTATTTACAAAATAAATGTCAATTAGATCTTTTTTTAAGTTAAGATCAGGATCTTTGAGAGTTATTGTAACAGGTTGCCCAAAACGAAATGATTGTGAAGATGTAAAAACATCACCAGAGTGAGTTTTAAAATCAGATTGTGATGTAATAGTAGTTGCAACACCAGTCACATCAAGATCAGAATAAGATATAGTAATTCCAGTTTCATCAATCAATCTATTTATGACAATAATTTTTACCTCATCACCAATTGTTTGAATGGTTTGAATGAAATTAGGATCTAGTATATTCAATTGATTTGTTACAGCATATTCCAAAGTACCTTCAAAAATTGAAGAGTTATCACCTATTTCTTCTAACTCAAAACGGTAAATAGAATTGTTTATACTTTTATCATTTTTTAATCCAAAAGAAAATACATCAAAGACAATGGGTTGTTTTTTGGTTTCACTAGAAATATCAATTACACCTGCATTATTATTAGATGAGTCAAAATCAATTACAAGAAATACATTTCCACTTTCAACCAAGATGGAAGTTATATCAGAATTATCAATTTGAATAAATCCTTGTGATGATGAAAGATCACCTGCATCAACAATAGTAATTGGTGAAGAACCAAGCGTTCCAAAAGTTAAAGTGAATGAGGTATCACTAAAGTCAGAAACACCTAACTCTTTTTCAAATGATCTTAAATCATAATTTATCCAGTTTGTACCACTTGTGTTGGATTTAGAATCATCAAGTAAAATTGAAGTAAAGGTAGAGGCAGAAACCCCCAAGTTTACAGAAAGCATGTCATATGATGCAACTCCCAATGTTGTAGTATCAATTATCAACCTATCAGAATTAGAGTCAGGCACAGATGAAGTGACGCTAGTACCACCTGTCAGAGCAGGTGAAGTTAAATGAAATTTAACATCATTTGCATTACCCAGAGTTATTGGATTTCCAATTGTTATAGTAGGAATTATTGCAGTTTCCCTAAAGACGTCTAAATCATCATTTGAGCCAGTGTTTAAATTTTGATCTGGATCTTTTAAAATCACAGGATATTCAGTTCCAGGACGTAGAGAGTTATTGTTTCCAATAGTCAGAGTAGGGGTATTATCAAGTGAAACAGATGCAGTTGAAGAACCTGTCAAAACTGACAGGGACTCATCATTGTAGCTTATTTTTCCCGTTTGCCCACGAGGAGCATTAGCAAGAATTCCGATTGTGGATTGATCATTTGAATCAAAGCTCTCAAAAATTCCTGAATTTGGTTGTTGTTCAACTAATGTCACTATCTCTGAAAAAGTATTTGCACCCCCATCATTTACAGAAGAAGAAGGCTGATCACTGTTTGTTCTTAATTCCATGATATTTCCAAGATCTATGGAAAGTTTACCATTGCTTTCAAATCCCAAAGAAGAAAGACTGGGTACCAAGTCAACTAAACCTAGACCTCCATTTGCAGAATTAGTTCCAGAATTATCAAATGCTTGATAAAATGTTGATGGATTAGATCCAATATCAAATGTCCATGAATCTTCATCCGTAGGATCCTGATTTAATTGAAAATCATTGACAGTTAGAAACACTTCAGCATTATTAGGATATAGAGTTCTATCAATATTCAAAGAAATATTTTCCATTTCATCAAATTCAAGTGATACTTTTTGTGTTGGACCACCGGGATTATATTGAATCACTACATCATCAAATGAATAAAGTTGAATCAATGGCCACGCATTTGAATTCAAACCAATTTGTCCAACTGGAATATTGGAATTAGTGTTGATTGATTTTGCTTTTCTAACTACATTATTCAAATTTGCAGTAGAGCCTGGTGTACCAGTACATGCATTAAATGAAGAATCACCATTTGTGGAACCAGTCAAAGATCCTAAACGTGGTACTGCAAAACCATCTGTTTCAGAAAGGGAAATTCCAAAAATCGAAGGAGAAGTATCTCGACTACAAAAAACACCAAAATCTAAACCTTCTCCAGATAAACCAACTGTTGCATCTGCAGATTTTGCCATTTCAACATTGGCAAAATAGGCATACCAATTTCCATCAGTTGCCTGAACCATCCGTAATGATTTTCCATTAATAGTAACATCAGGTTCACCCTTTCCCTGACCCGTATCCTTGAGATTAGGATCATTTACTACAACTTCAATTACCATGGAACCTGAAAAATGGTTTTTAAATTGTGAATTTTCAGCTGATACAAACAGGTTTGGATTACTAGAAGCTTCTACTTCAAAAAGTGGAATTAAAGATAGTAATGAAAGAAGTACTGTAATATAGAAGAATTTCATGCCCAACATTGCAAAAAATCACTTTATCACAAATAATGTTGTCGTATCTTTTATTCTTAGAAACCTGTAATACATGATTAGAATTATTAAAAATATGGAAATGTTTGTACAAAGGACCAAAGTATTAAAAATTTCATTAGTAGCTATATTTTCGGCATTTTTAGTAGAATTAATTTTTGGTTTAATCTCAAACAGTCTAGCCCTCATTACAGATGGTATTCATGCATTATTGGATAGTGTGGTAACAATGGTCTTGTTATTGGCTGCAAGAATGGCAATGAAACCAGCTGATGCAGAGCATACCTACGGACATGGAAAAATTGAGTCATTAGGAGGTATGATTGGAGGAATTGCAATTTTTTTGATTGCATGTTTTTTTATTTATGAATCGATTCACAGACTACAAAGTCCACCCCCAGCAATATTGCCAGGATTGTTTGCAATCGTTGCAGGGCTGTACACAATCGGTATTGATATTTTTAGAATAGGGCTATTAAGAAAATCAATGAAAAAAAATCGGAGGGGCCACTCTCAAAGCAGATTTCTATCACGCATTTATGGATCTTGGATCTACTCTAGTTGCAATAATTGGAATAATTCTTGTTTCATATGGATTATACTTTGGAGATTTTGTTGCAGCGTTAATACTAGGAGGATTATTAGCTGTACTAAGCATCAAACTAGTCTACAAAACTGCACTTGATTTAACAGACATCATATCACCAGAACTTGTAAAAAATGTAAAGGAAATTGCAATATCAACTGACGGTGTAATTAATGCAGAACCAATATTGATGAGAAGATCAGGTGAGACAATTTTTGCAGACATTACCATATCATTAAGAGGAGACACTAGTTTTGATAAAGCGCATGAAATAAGTAATAATGTTGAAGCTAACATAAAAAATGAAATTTCAAATTCAGCAATTACAGTACATTTTGAGCCTAATTGGCAAGATGTTCCACTAGATGCAAAAATTCTAGAAATTGCAAAAGGAGTTGAAGGTGTAAAAGATGTTCATAATGTAAGTACGCATAAAACCAAAGGAAGAACATTTTCAAATTTACATGTAATGGTTGACCGAAAAATGGATCTT
It contains:
- a CDS encoding peptidase, which translates into the protein MKFFYITVLLSLLSLIPLFEVEASSNPNLFVSAENSQFKNHFSGSMVIEVVVNDPNLKDTGQGKGEPDVTINGKSLRMVQATDGNWYAYFANVEMAKSADATVGLSGEGLDFGVFCSRDTSPSIFGISLSETDGFAVPRLGSLTGSTNGDSSFNACTGTPGSTANLNNVVRKAKSINTNSNIPVGQIGLNSNAWPLIQLYSFDDVVIQYNPGGPTQKVSLEFDEMENISLNIDRTLYPNNAEVFLTVNDFQLNQDPTDEDSWTFDIGSNPSTFYQAFDNSGTNSANGGLGLVDLVPSLSSLGFESNGKLSIDLGNIMELRTNSDQPSSSVNDGGANTFSEIVTLVEQQPNSGIFESFDSNDQSTIGILANAPRGQTGKISYNDESLSVLTGSSTASVSLDNTPTLTIGNNNSLRPGTEYPVILKDPDQNLNTGSNDDLDVFRETAIIPTITIGNPITLGNANDVKFHLTSPALTGGTSVTSSVPDSNSDRLIIDTTTLGVASYDMLSVNLGVSASTFTSILLDDSKSNTSGTNWINYDLRSFEKELGVSDFSDTSFTLTFGTLGSSPITIVDAGDLSSSQGFIQIDNSDITSILVESGNVFLVIDFDSSNNNAGVIDISSETKKQPIVFDVFSFGLKNDKSINNSIYRFELEEIGDNSSIFEGTLEYAVTNQLNILDPNFIQTIQTIGDEVKIIVINRLIDETGITISYSDLDVTGVATTITSQSDFKTHSGDVFTSSQSFRFGQPVTITLKDPDLNLKKDLIDIYFVNNDPNSDDVDTVGKDGAILLEVLIKDIRYKRCTVNGVEHGGLGATGFTLVETGPSTGVFEGVFKMPSQICNKSGTALISSAGGSLDAKYYDSRDSSGNANTFSLLRSKSSASFSSSPQLSSYEIVKPLSGNIEEITLSGSVNNHRRGIPLEVNIVSPDGQSQNFGATLSSGGSYRSIISINENSLSGLYEIQLSHNNFDLGSVSFEVISPKIPSWVKNTAKSWASTTITNSEFIDGIQFLIEEGIISVPSIESMSSANQMIPDWIKNNALWWADGKISDDDFVKSLQFLIKKGIIRV